A stretch of the Orcinus orca chromosome 1, mOrcOrc1.1, whole genome shotgun sequence genome encodes the following:
- the LY9 gene encoding T-lymphocyte surface antigen Ly-9 isoform X4 translates to MASPGRQTDGWALQTLSNKPPESQPHIFSPFLWISLLFLLMGLGASEKDTTPTVVKGILGGSVILSLNISVDAEIEHITWSGPQQALALADASGKIILIDKSYQGRINVTQNNSLSINKLTLKDAGSYKAQINQKNSKVTTSEKFTLSIYEQLQEPQVTMMSVNMSENASCNITLVCSVKGAGEDVQYYWTSRDPHASESWGGPSLTISWLPCDPNLPYICRAKNPVSQSSSRPVHAWQFCTDLGASRGRPMGETVAGILGESITLSLALPDSQHIDNVVWMFNTSIISEERGEEATANQLIKFKDPNQSTVWVSSQDYSLKIGQLKMEDAGPYHAYVCSNARVASTKHINLSIYRRLKKPKVTRSLGLTEDGVCRISLTCSVEDSGHNVTYRWSPLQKGAVVSQGGAHLSVSWRSGEKHPSFTCRASNPVSNSSQQFLSRDFCPGCSPVQPDLRALRPERRTALWFGISLMVLFTLLCFGISGWCFWKKKGRCSAPAFSSSQVEAPADTSEYLSWQLGWFIQRGQSCSLRAPKSITYHTR, encoded by the exons GGCTAGGAGCCTCTGAAAAGGACACAACACCAACAGTGGTGAAAGGGATTCTAGGGGGTTCGGTGATTCTGTCCCTGAAcatttcagtagatgcagaaattGAGCACATCACCTGGAGTGGTCCCCAACAAGCTTTGGCTTTAGCAGATGCAAGCGGAAAGATTATcttaatagacaaaagctaccaGGGGCGAATAAACGTCACCCAGAACAACTCCTTGTCTATCAACAAGCTGACTCTGAAAGATGCAGGATCCTACAAAGCCCAGATAAACCAAAAGAATTCTAAAGTCACCACAAGTGAGAAATTCACCCTGTCTATCTATG AACAGCTGCAGGAACCCCAAGTCACCATGATGTCTGTGAACATGTCTGAGAACGCCTCCTGTAACATCACCCTTGTATGCTCCGTGAAGGGGGCAGGGGAAGATGTTCAGTACTACTGGACTTCGAGGGATCCCCATGCTTCTGAATCCTGGGGGGGGCCTAGTCTCACCATCTCTTGGTTGCCCTGTGACCCAAACCTGCCATACATCTGCAGAGCCAAGAACCCCGTCAGCCAGAGCAGCTCCCGCCCTGTCCATGCCTGGCAGTTCTGTACAG ATCTAGGAGCTTCCAGAGGAAGACCAATGGGGGAGACAGTGGCGGGGATCCTGGGGGAGTCCATCACCCTGTCCCTGGCACTCCCAGACAGTCAGCACATAGACAACGTTGTCTGGATGTTTAACACCTCTATTATCAGCGAAGAGCGGGGAGAAGAAGCAACAGCCAATCAACTCATTAAGTTCAAGGACCCAAATCAGAGCACGGTGTGGGTCTCCAGCCAGGACTACTCCCTAAAGATTGGCCAGTTGAAGATGGAGGACGCCGGCCCCTACCACGCCTATGTGTGCTCAAACGCCAGAGTTGCCAGCACAAAACACATCAACCTGAGCATCTACC GGAGGCTGAAGAAGCCAAAAGTCACCAGGAGCCTCGGGCTCACTGAGGACGGCGTCTGCAGGATCAGCCTGACATGCTCAGTGGAGGACAGTGGACACAATGTGACATACAGATGGAGCCCCCTACAGAAAGGAGCTGTTGTGTCCCAAGGGGGAGCTCACCTCAGCGTCTCCTGGAGAAGTGGAGAAAAACACCCCAGCTTCACATGCAGAGCCAGCAATCCTGTCAGCAACAGCTCCCAGCAGTTTCTTTCTAGGGACTTCTGTCCAGGTTGCTCTCCTGTTCAGCCAGACCTCAGAGCCTTAA GACCTGAGAGAAGGACAGCACTTTGGTTTGGGATCTCCCTGATGGTTCTTTTCACCCTTCTGTGCTTTGGGATCTCTGGCTGGtgcttttggaagaaaaaaggacGAT GTTCAGCCCCAGCCTTCAGTTCCAGTCAAGTTGAGGCTCCAGCTGACACATCAG AGTACCTGTCATGGCAGTTAGGATGGTTTATTCAACGGGGCCAGTCCTGCTCACTGAGAGCTCCTAAGTCCATCACATATCACACTCGATGA